The Litchfieldia alkalitelluris genome has a window encoding:
- a CDS encoding Gfo/Idh/MocA family protein: MKRYAVCGVSKRAIGMFIQPMLERFSSTCTLVGLLDYDEKRFNVCKAECVGIDHVPEYLDHQFEKMVNETKPDVIIVASRDDTHVTYILKALEHDLDVITEKPMTTTAEDSRRVMEAEAKSKGKVTVTFNYRYSPYHMKIKELILEGKVGHVTSIDLNWYIDTYHGSSYFQRWNRNRDHSGGLSIHKSSHHFDLVNWWLDQKPVEVFSFGGLNYFGSQSEHNPLMEDGRYCQTCDVKHQCSYYSRWNTRSNSITVQDDHIDSDMKRKEGYTNYRPDQCIFDSEINIEDTYTATVKYEKGSLLSYSVNFSVPYEGYRLAINGTKGRIETTEWHAPSRIPFPIEEQTIEYFPLFGSKEIIHVVKRDGGHGGGDPVIQEDIFLGPDPTRPYEILSGSKDGAYAVTTGEAVWRSVKEKKMFRIEELLQEKALK; the protein is encoded by the coding sequence ATGAAAAGATATGCAGTTTGTGGCGTGAGTAAGCGAGCAATTGGAATGTTTATTCAACCGATGCTCGAGAGATTTTCATCGACCTGTACGTTAGTAGGTCTGCTAGATTATGATGAAAAACGCTTTAATGTTTGTAAGGCGGAATGTGTAGGGATTGATCATGTTCCTGAATACTTAGATCATCAGTTTGAAAAAATGGTGAACGAAACAAAACCTGATGTGATTATCGTGGCAAGTCGGGATGATACACATGTGACCTATATTTTAAAAGCTCTCGAGCATGATCTTGATGTGATAACAGAAAAACCAATGACAACGACAGCCGAAGATAGCAGAAGGGTGATGGAGGCAGAAGCGAAGAGCAAGGGAAAAGTGACGGTTACATTTAACTATCGTTATAGTCCATATCATATGAAAATCAAGGAATTAATCTTAGAGGGCAAAGTAGGACACGTTACATCGATTGATCTAAACTGGTACATTGATACGTATCATGGTTCAAGTTATTTTCAACGTTGGAACCGTAACCGAGATCATTCAGGTGGTTTGTCGATTCATAAAAGCTCACACCATTTCGATTTAGTTAACTGGTGGCTTGATCAAAAGCCGGTCGAGGTATTTTCCTTTGGGGGATTAAATTATTTTGGATCACAAAGTGAACATAATCCACTAATGGAGGACGGAAGATATTGTCAGACTTGTGATGTGAAGCATCAGTGCTCCTATTATTCTAGATGGAATACAAGAAGCAATAGCATCACAGTCCAGGATGATCATATTGATTCAGATATGAAACGAAAAGAAGGCTATACGAACTACCGGCCTGATCAATGTATCTTTGATTCAGAGATCAACATTGAAGATACATATACAGCAACAGTGAAGTATGAAAAAGGCTCGTTGCTTAGTTATTCAGTTAACTTCTCTGTCCCGTATGAAGGGTATCGATTAGCGATCAATGGAACAAAGGGCAGAATTGAAACGACTGAGTGGCATGCACCATCACGTATTCCTTTTCCAATAGAGGAACAGACAATAGAGTACTTCCCGTTATTTGGTTCAAAGGAAATTATTCATGTTGTTAAACGTGACGGAGGACATGGTGGTGGAGATCCTGTTATCCAAGAGGATATCTTTTTAGGGCCTGATCCGACAAGACCATATGAAATTTTATCAGGAAGTAAGGATGGCGCTTATGCAGTGACAACAGGGGAAGCGGTGTGGCGTTCTGTGAAGGAAAAGAAAATGTTCCGAATTGAAGAGTTACTTCAAGAGAAGGCGTTGAAATAG
- a CDS encoding YesL family protein — protein MGRLLTGVMAFCTWVSHFAILNILWIGCTFLGLIVFGIGPSTIAMYGVCRKVAMGDTDVPVFKTFWGIYKKEFVKGNLFFYTFVLIGAMCFYNLFFFRQLDGGFFNALHIMMMITVFAFLIMVLYVIPVYVHYKLSFFEHFKQALLIGFLRPANLFLMVICGLSSYYFFISFPGFIPIFGFTLFAQLNMWLAMKCFEDIEQYKASRAVRV, from the coding sequence ATGGGACGTTTATTAACTGGAGTAATGGCTTTTTGTACATGGGTAAGCCATTTTGCTATATTAAATATACTATGGATAGGATGCACGTTTTTAGGACTCATTGTATTTGGAATTGGCCCAAGTACAATTGCCATGTATGGTGTTTGTAGAAAGGTGGCAATGGGTGATACTGACGTTCCAGTTTTTAAAACGTTCTGGGGCATTTATAAAAAGGAATTTGTAAAAGGAAATCTATTCTTTTATACATTCGTTTTAATAGGTGCGATGTGTTTTTATAACTTGTTTTTTTTCCGTCAATTAGATGGAGGGTTTTTCAATGCACTACATATCATGATGATGATTACCGTCTTTGCCTTTTTAATTATGGTGTTGTATGTCATCCCTGTGTATGTTCATTATAAATTGAGTTTCTTTGAACACTTTAAACAAGCACTACTAATCGGCTTCTTACGCCCAGCCAACCTATTTTTAATGGTGATTTGCGGTCTATCAAGCTACTATTTCTTCATCTCCTTTCCAGGATTTATTCCAATCTTTGGTTTCACCTTATTTGCACAGTTAAATATGTGGTTAGCGATGAAGTGTTTTGAAGATATTGAGCAATATAAAGCATCGCGTGCTGTGAGGGTGTAA